The sequence AAAAATTAAACCTGTTATCACGCCATCACACAACACCGATGAAGCACCGGCAACTTGTTATCCAGTCGCAGCGGCAAGTAACTACAGGAAAAAAGGACGCTGAAATTTTTAGCGGCATTGCGTCTAGTTTTTTCTGTCTCCGGAAATCCATTAGCGTCTACTTCAGCTTTAGATTCTATTATTCTGGTCACCGTTGCAGTACTTTTTCTTGCCGCAGCCGCTAGACGCAATGGTTAAGAAACGAACAGGGCTATTATCTACATGACCTCGATTGACAGGGAAGTATACCAAAATACTTACTCTCTAGGGGTTTAAGAAACACAGTCTTCACATATTATCTACATTTCGATTAGTCAAGACTAGGAATCATTTTTGGTCAattttttaggaaaaaaatataatacgttCCATAAATaactatgttttaaaataaaataaaaaatgcccGGAAACATCAGTAAAAACTACAAACATCGAACTGATGAGTCTGATGTTAAGATCTTTGCATATGGATCCCAAGCGATTTATCAAGACGGGTTTTAATGTATTAAATTGACATGAACACGATAATTATATCATTGCTTGAAAGATAAACAACAAATATCATCCAGTTTTCTGATTCACCAAGTTTATATTTGTAATGTTGGGCTCATGTTAAACAAACTCCGGATCCTTACAAACGATTTTGGGCCTTATCCATGAGCAAATTCTATATTTACTTTTTGGTCCAGAGCCATAACAAGCAGCGTTCAAACTATGCAGCTTATAACATGCCAGGCTCAAACGGGTAGTACCATACTTACCTGTGAGTTTTTAAAGAGGATGAAGAATCTCTACGTGGAGAGCCTTGTTTCATAGCCAAGAAGCGGACAAGAGTCAAGACACTAGACGATACAGACAATTGTATACATTCATTTCCTCACACATTCTAGTGGGTTATCCTTTCAATTTCTTTTAGGTACAAGCAACAGAACGACTCGACTTCACATTCaattttaataagaaaacaatCATGCAGGGAGTGCGAAGCTGGGTTGCTTCCACTGTGGCGGATCCATCACCAGACAAGGATCAGATTTCTCAAAGTCAGCAACCTGCATACATATCAATCATATGAATCGAACTATCTTTAATACAAATGAATAAATTGTGGGCAGGCAAGAAGaagacatattaaaaaaaaatcaccttATTCCCACACTGAGGGCAATGGTGGTACTTATTCCACAGGCAATCCATTGAAGGGCAGAGAAAGCAGAACCCAAGCATAAATGGCATCATGCAAGCAACCACAGCAGCTACACCTGGTTTAGATCTGTTCCCAGATCACAAACAGAGACAAAGGTAAAACAAGAGAACCACAAATCTCATGCTCTAAAAACACTTTCTATCTACAGACATCTGAAAAATATAGCCTCTAGACACGAATGCTTAGACTTCATTAACCTTATAAGCTGCTTATAGCGCAAATTCGTAATCCATTCACTTACGGGCCTGAGTTTGTTCATATACAAAGCGTACATTCATTAAGCAAAACAACTTTATATCGTTCAGAAACGCTCTATAGCTAACAAAAGTTCGAGAATCTCCTACTCAAAACCACTGGCAAGTAACAGAGGCGATGAACATCTCTTCTGTAGATTCATTTCCGCATCAAACAGGGCAGATCCAAGTACACGATCAATTGAAACGGATCGTAAGCAATatctttttttgaattatacaaaGGTATACTGGCCCCACATAAatgatccagactagtcacgtgttgccacgtgtTGGTTCTCTGTCTCATGtgatgccgaaatgttaattctcTAGTAAATGTTAATTCCCTAGTGAGCAAGATTCAAATCCAGGTGGCCgtactcacagctgtaagccCTTTAACAGTAGAGCTAGAAGCCCCGGTTGATCGTAAGCAATATCGAATTGCAGATTCACATAGATAATCAATAATCGAGTTGTAGAGCGATTACAAACAATGAGCTCTGGAGGAGTTACCTGATACTGGTGAGGCCAGTGTTGCCGCAATAGAGGCAATTGAAAGGAGCGGGAGTGTCCCGGTATATCGTCTGCTGGATCGGAGCACCCATCGGATCTCCGTAGATAGCGTCCGGCGGCACGATTCCGGCTTGATACGGGTTGTGTCCCGCGTAGTACGGAACTCCGATCACCGTTTCTCCCTCTTTCGACATCCTTATCTTCACCACGTACAGTCAACGATTGAGACGAAGCAAAGCTGATTCCAAGAAAATCGAAATTTTCCAGGGAAATTGCAACAAGGAAGATGATCTCGTTTCAAAGCAAAGTCCAAGCTAATGGGCCTTCTTACGATTAATGGGCCTTCTTATTAAGAATTTAAAACCCAAATCGGGCCCAATAGGCCTAATAATTGAACTTTTCTTACATTGCGTGTCCGTACTTGAACAGAATGTGAATTTTTAAGGCTTTTTCCTATCTACGTAAGACAGTCCTTGTCGCTGACACGTCAACCTTTCTAGTATGTTTCTGTAATCCTTGTTTTTGATATTCTTATGTAACAGGGAAGATAAATCCAATCTAGAAACCCACCGAGGGTTCGAAGGTTGGTGAATCAAAGCCCAGGAGAAGATCACTGCGGAAGAAAGATCATCTCTAGAACAAGGATTTTAATGGTGATAATGGATTATGATGTTTGATGAATGATGATGACGATAGAGAGAAGAAGACTAAAGAGGAATTATGTTTAATGTTATTAATTGATTCTCCCGTAAATGAGAAATGGATTACATATAGTGTTTACTAAACCAAAAGACTAAACCAAATAGATAACCGGTTTATCCTATAACAATACTCCCTTGTTGAGAACATCCTTGTCCTCAAGGATGATAAGAGCTTGGTGCTGAAACCATCATAACATCTCTGTTGATCTTTCTCTCCTAACATCTCTGGTGGTCTTTGTGGATGGAATACTTCATCGACACAAACTTCAGCAAACCAATGATTAAAACAACCAAGATTACCAGCCATTAAAGTAAGCTCCAACTTTTGTACCTCCCTGCAGTATCTGCTTTGCCCCAACTTAATCTTGAGAGCCTGTAGTTGTGCCTCATTCATGCCTTTCTCTTGTCTCTTATCCTTGTACTTGAATAACCAAGCTTTTAACTGAGACAGCTCAATAGTTCTTCTGACTTCAGCATGAGGTGATATCACCTCTTCTCTTGCTTGGCCAGTGGTGTAATAGCTCAACACATCTTCATTTCTAGTATCAAGTGCAGCCTCATCATGTAGCTCCAGTTCTGAAACAATTGGAAATGGTTTATACTTCCATTTATGTTTCACTTGGAACATCTCTTTACCAAAGAGAAAATGATTGAAGCCTGCATGATCTTGCATCCCTTGCTTGTTAGAATAGGATATTCTGTTAGTAGATATGATACGATCTTTTGTATATTCGGTAGTTACGATACTTGTGTAACAGTGTAACAACCTTGGCTATATATGCCTTGTTAATAACATAACTCTCCTCAAGGAGATTCAtccactttcatggtatcagagctataACGCTCCCGAACCTTTTCTTCTCAAAATTTCTctcatttcttttctttctctatCTCTCGCTCTATTTCTTCCTTTTCTCTCTCGATCCATATGGCGGCTCCACTGGCTCATCATGAACGAGCGTTTGGTGTTACCAACATCAAAAACCATATTCCGCTCATCCTTGATCTTGATGATCACAACTATGATGCGTGGCGTGAACTCTTCCACACGCACTGTCTTGCTTTTGATGTCTCTGGTCATATTGATGGCACCGCTGTCCCTACCGATGACGATGACGCGGCCTGGTTCAAGCGTGATGGTTTGGTTAAGCTTTGGCTTTATGGAACACTGAAACCAAAACTCTTTCGCAGCTCTTTCAAAACTGGAGGAACGGCACGAGACATCTGGATTCGTATCGAGAATCAGTTTCGCAACAACAAGGAAGCACGTGCAATACAACTTGACAATGAACTGCGAACCACTGAGATTGGGGACTTGACCATACAAGCGTACTGTCAGAAACTTCGATCACTGTCTGATCTCCTCACAAACGTGGATGCACCGGTAACAGACAGGACACTGGTCATGTATCTTCTCAATGGACTTAATGATAAGTTCGACAATATCATCAATGTGATTAAACATCGTGAACCATTCCCTACGTTTGAGTCTGCACAAAACATGTTGGAGATGGAAGAAAAGCGTGTCAACAAAATTGTGAAACCAACGACTTCAACATCCTCCACGTCTTCAACTCCAACTGCTCTCACCGTTGCTGATGACAAATCAATCTCATCGTCGGCAAAACCTCTCAATCATggctacaacaacaacaataacagaGGAAGACGAAACAACAACAGAGGAAGAGGTCGTGGAAACAACAACCGCTACAACAATCACAACAATTGGTCTCCTTATGGTTACTGGCCAGTTCAGTACCAACAATGGCCACAACAACCACAATTTGTGCCTCCACAACAGTTTTGGGGACAAGGCCCGTCTTCTCAACAGTTTCAGTCGCAGCGCGGGTTGCTTGGATCACGTCCATCAACACCTCAGCAAGGCAATCTTGTCATGGCTTCTCCACAGCTCACAACAGATTTTGCTCAAGCCTTCAACACCATGACCTTAGCTGACCCTGCTGCTGCAGATTGGTACATGGATTCTGGTGCGACCAGTCACATGTCTGCCAATGAAGGTATTCTCAAGTCTAAACTTAATAACGGAATCAATCAATGTGTCATTGTTGGTAACGGTTCTCGGATTCCGGTTATCTCCACTGGAAACACCACTCTTTCTTCTCCTAATCGTTCTTTGTCTCTTAATAATGTCCTTATTACTCCTCAAATTGTAAAGAACTTAATCTCGGTGAGAAAATTCACCCGAGACAATTTCTGTTCTGTTGAGTTTGATCCGTTTGGGTTTTCTGTGAAGGACCTTCATACTCGGACGGTTCTTCTGCGCAGTAACAGCTCCGGAGATCTCTACTCCATTCCGGCTGATCTCTCTACCTCTTCAAACGTCTCGACTGCTCTTCTGTCTTTCTCGCCGAACCTATGGCACAAGAGACTAGCTCATCTCAATAAAaactcttttcattctttacgTTCTAAGTATTTGATTTCTTGTAATAATGACAACTTCTCTTCTTCATGTGAAGTTTGTCAACTTGGGAAACAAGTAAAACAACcattttataaatcaatttcTTCAACTACTCGTCCATTTCAAATCATTCATTCGGATTTATGGACTTCTCCTACTCCAAGTATAAGTGGTTTCAAATACTACATTTTATTCTTGGATGATTTCTCTCACTTTGTTTGGGCTTTCCCTTTAAAACGAAAATCTGATACTTTCTCTACATTTCAACAATTTAACTCCTATGTGGAAACTCAGTTCAAAACTCAGATTCAATCTTTCCAATGTGATAATGGGGGTGAGTATCAAAACACTCGTTTTCAAACTTTCTTTGCGTCTAAGGGTATTCAATTTCGGTTCTCTTGTCCTCACACCTCTCAACAGAATGGCAAATCTGAACGTATGATCCGGACTATCAACAACTCCATTCGTTGTCTCCTCTTTCAGGCTCATCTTCCTTCTTCTTACTGGGTAGAGGCTCTCAATGCTTCTGTTCACATATTAAACATTTTGCCTTCTGTTTCTATTCAGAACCAAATACCCTTTACGGTTCTATTTCAGAAACAACCAAGGTATGATCATCTCAAAGTGTTTGGATGTCTCTGTTTCCCAAATCTTAATCATTCTTTTCTGTCCAAACTTGCTCCTCGCTCAACACCATGCTTGTTTCTTGGTTATCCATCTCAACATAGTGGATATCGTTGTCTTGATCTAAAGACAAACAAAATTATTCTTTCTCGTCATGTTTTCTTTGATGAAACAGTCTTCCCTGCAGCTCAAAAAGCTACTTCTTCATCGGATTATCAATTTCTTCAACCTGATGAGGAACCGTCCCCTTTGTTTAAAGCTATTCTTCAAACAGGTTCCCAACCGGCTCCTGCTATTCCTCCTTTGCCGGCTACTTCAAACACTCCATCCACAGTTACTCTTCCTCCTCTGCCGCAACCTCAACCTGTCCCGGCTCCTTCTCATGCTATGCGGACACGCGGTAAGGATGGCATTACTAAGCCAAAGAAACAGTTTTCACTTCTTTCCTCTGTTTCACCTTTGCCTAACAGTCACAAAACTGCTTTACTGGATCCAAACTGGAAACCAGCAATGGACGATGCTTTTGATTCTTTTATTGAGACTAAGACTTGGGATCTTGTACCGAGACCAAGCAACACTAATATTGTTCGTTGTATGTGGCTTTCCAAGCATAAGCTCGATGCAGATGGGAAGCCGTTTAAACACAAACCACGGTTGGTTGCAAATGGCAAATCTCAGGAAGAGGGAGTCGACTACAATGAAACTTTCAGTCCAGTTGTCAAACCAGTTACAATCCGAACCGTTCTTGATGTCAGTCTAGCAAATGATTGGCCAATACATCAGTTAGATGTCAAAAATGCGTTCTTGCATGGCTTGCTTGATGAGACAATATATATGCATCAACCACCAGGATATCAGGACGCAGAGCATCCGGAATATGTCTGTCGACTCAACAAAGCGATTTATGGATTGAAACAGGCTCCGCGTGCATGGAACTCTCGCTTTGCGTCTTTTGTAACTAAAATGGGTTTCAAATGCAGTAAAAGTGATGCCTCGTTGTACATCTTCAACAAAGGCTCTCGTCGCGCCTATCTTCTACTATATGTAGATGATATAATCTTGACAGCTTCTGACGACAAGTTCCTGAATCAGATCATCAACAAGCTGAAGACTGAGTTTCCGATGTCAGATTCTGGTAAATTACACTTCTTCCTTGGTGTTAAAGCAGAGTATATCAACGGTGGCATCTTTCTCAGTCAGCAAGCGTATGCAAAGGATATCATTCAGCGCGCAGGAATGACAGGTTGCAAACCTCTAGCCACACCTGTTGACTTGAATGCCAAGTTAAAGCTTGAAGAAGGTGAACGTGTACCAGACCCAACTCAATATCGCAAACTTGCGGGTGCTCTCCAGTATTTAACTTTCACACGTCCCGACATCGCCTATGCAGTTCATCAGATATGTCTTTACATGCATGATCCACGTTTACCGCATCTCCATGCTTTGAAACGTATCATACGTTACTTGCAAGGCACGTCAGGATTTGGGCTTCAGCTTCTTAAGGGCTCTATACAGGAGTTGGTGGCTTACTCTGATGCGGACTGGGCTGGTTGTCCGGACACTCGCCGCTCAACCTCTGGCTACTGTGTCTTCTTGGGCTCTAATCTGGTTTCTTGGTCATCAAAACGGCAGCCTACAGTTTCACGCTCGAGTGCTGAGTCTGAGTATAAAGGGATCGCAAATGCCGTAGCTGAACTAACTTGGATACGCAATCTCTTGTTTGAACTCGGTCATCCTCTTTCTAAGGCTTCAATTGTCTATTGTGACAATGTCAGCTCTGTCTACATGACTCAAAATCCAGTTAGACATCAACGCACGAAGCATGTAGAAATTGATCTTCATTTTGTTCGCGAGAAGGTTGCTCTTGGGCATGTCAAAGTTCTATTTGTTCCATCCTCTCTACAGTTTGCAGACATTTTCACGAAAGGTCTGCCCACCACCTTGTTCAACGACTTCCGAACCAGTCTCACCTTACGACAAGGCCACGATTCGACTGAGGGAGGGTGTTAGAATAGGATATTCTGTTAGTAGATATGATACGATCTTTTGTATATTCGGTAGTTACGATACTTGTGTAACAGTGTAACAACCTTGGCTATATATGCCTTGTTAATAACATAACTCTCCTCAAGGAGATTCATCCACTTTCATTGCTGTGACCAGTTTGCATACTCTGTGAAATTCCTTTTTATGCCGCATCTTGAAAATAGTGCAACCGTCACGTCCTTAATAGTTTCCCAAAGTAGTCTCATACGTATATCAGTAGCAGCCAACTCTTTCACAGAGTTTGGGATGAGCCACTCATATCCAGCTTGAATTTCTTTTCCCGGTTTAAGTAACATCAATAAACTCTCTACACAAGTCTCATGAAAGTTCGACGTTAACTTCAACATGCCGCCACGATTCTGATAAGTTTCATGCCAATCCAAATGAGCTGCTTTAGCTGATAACCCGCCAGGCTCCCATACACGCTCAGCCATTTTCTCTGATGTTGCTGCGGAAAACCACAAGCTTCGCCGTTTCTCTGACCAGTACCACTGAGCTGCTTCAGTTGGTAACCCACCTGGCTCCCATATGCGTTCCGCCTTCTGAGATTGCTTACCCATCATGTGTTTGATCTTTTCTCCAAGATATAAGGTCATCTTTTCTTGTGCAACACTTTCACTTTGATGTTCTCTCTGACCTGCAGCATCTACAATCTGCAAAACTGAAGTGAAACACTCCAACGGTTTGGAAAGAGAATCATGCTTCATCACAGTTTCGGTAACAGGTTCATAGGATTCAGCCAAAGTATCTTCAACAGTGAGTTCGTCATCACCTTCAGTCACAACAATCGCTACTGCTTTGTGCTTTAGATTATGACCAGGAATATCAACCTCTTCACAGAAGACACAcaatcccatttccattctttCATACATCTCTTCACATGAGTATTTCAGAGGAATAATACCTTTAGGTTTGCTCTTTCCATGGATCATGTCTGGAGGATCAGGAGGCTTCTTTGGCAGGAGAGAAGTAACTGAAGAAGTAGACAACAGAGCTTGGCGTCCAAATCCGTCATGGCGCCGCTCCATTTTTGGATTTTCAACCACAGAAACTTCCTGTTGTTTGTTGCCCACCATCTGCTCGACGAAATTACCCAGAGGGTTTTCGAAGTTTCTGAACATTTCTCGACCACCGGAAGCGTTCCTTGCTAGCATCTGATGATTTCGTACATCTACCACCTCACAAACATTCGGGAGCTTGAGTAAAACAGATTCGTCACCTTCTGGATTGAGAGGGTTTTCAGCCTTTTTCTTCAGATTCAGCTCTTCTGGTTTTGATAGTGCAGAAGAGATCATGGAGGTTGTATCACACAATTTCTTCAGATCGTTTCTTGCTTCACGAATTATACTGAGCATCTCACGAAGAGTTTCTGCGGACAGATTCGCCATAGGGTTGTAGTTGGAAGACGGAGTCCGAGAACCgtaaggctctgataccaatgtAACAGGAAAGATAAATCCAATCTAGAAACCCACCGAGGGTTCGAAGGTTGGTGAATCAAAGCCCAGGAGAAGATCACTGCGGAAGAAAGATCATCTCTAGAACAAGGATTTTAATGGTGATAATGGATTATGATGTTTGATGAATGATGATGACGATAGAGAGAAGAAGACTAAAGAGGAATTATGTTTAATGTTATTAATTGATTCTCCCGTAAATGAGAAATGGATTACATATAGTGTTTACTAAACCAAAAGACTAAACCAAATAGATAACCGGTTTATCCTATAACATCTTATTGGTTAAGAATAAGTCTATCTAGATTCAAGCCTAGAAAGTACGACTCTTCATCCCAAAGGCAACACACCCCAAACCGCGTTTAATATTCGTGTTACCCACTTGTATATATTAATTCTCAAAGTCAAATCGCAAACCACAAAAACACATCTCAACATTCTCGAATCATCCGCCAAACTACAAGATAATTTTCAGCTATGACAGGATCCCAAGAAGAGACTCACAAGCCTCAGATCGTTGATCAAGAACATCCCAAAACACTAGAAACAGAGGATCCACGACAAGAACAGCCTTCTTCGTCGTCTCCGGATAAGAAGAAATGGGGGACTCACGTGATGGGAGCTCCGGCTGAACCGGTGGCTCACCCCGATAACCAGCAGGCAGCGGCTTGGGTCGCTGGTGATAACCGGCAGATGCCGTACCAACCTTACATCGTCTACTCTCCTGTAGAGCATCCTCCGTCTAACAACCCTCTCGAGCCCGTCATCGGAATGTTCCATACTTGGAGCAGGAAGGCTGAAACCGTAGCTCGCAACATCTGGCACAATCGTAAGT comes from Brassica rapa cultivar Chiifu-401-42 chromosome A02, CAAS_Brap_v3.01, whole genome shotgun sequence and encodes:
- the LOC103850852 gene encoding GSH-induced LITAF domain protein; translation: MSKEGETVIGVPYYAGHNPYQAGIVPPDAIYGDPMGAPIQQTIYRDTPAPFNCLYCGNTGLTSIRSKPGVAAVVACMMPFMLGFCFLCPSMDCLWNKYHHCPQCGNKVADFEKSDPCLVMDPPQWKQPSFALPA
- the LOC117132179 gene encoding uncharacterized protein LOC117132179 isoform X2, whose amino-acid sequence is MANLSAETLREMLSIIREARNDLKKLCDTTSMISSALSKPEELNLKKKAENPLNPEGDESVLLKLPNVCEVVDVRNHQMLARNASGGREMFRNFENPLGNFVEQMVGNKQQEVSVVENPKMERRHDGFGRQALLSTSSVTSLLPKKPPDPPDMIHGKSKPKGIIPLKYSCEEMYERMEMGLCVFCEEVDIPGHNLKHKAVAIVVTEGDDELTVEDTLAESYEPVTETVMKHDSLSKPLECFTSVLQIVDAAGQREHQSESVAQEKMTLYLGEKIKHMMGKQSQKAERIWEPGGLPTEAAQWYWSEKRRSLWFSAATSEKMAERVWEPGGLSAKAAHLDWHETYQNRGGMLKLTSNFHETCVESLLMLLKPGKEIQAGYEWLIPNSVKELAATDIRMRLLWETIKDVTVALFSRCGIKRNFTEYANWSQQGMQDHAGFNHFLFGKEMFQVKHKWKYKPFPIVSELELHDEAALDTRNEDVLSYYTTGQAREEVISPHAEVRRTIELSQLKAWLFKYKDKRQEKGMNEAQLQALKIKLGQSRYCREVQKLELTLMAGNLGCFNHWFAEVCVDEVFHPQRPPEMLGEKDQQRCYDGFSTKLLSSLRTRMFSTREYCYRINRLSIWFSYFIT
- the LOC117132179 gene encoding uncharacterized protein LOC117132179 isoform X1; the encoded protein is MANLSAETLREMLSIIREARNDLKKLCDTTSMISSALSKPEELNLKKKAENPLNPEGDESVLLKLPNVCEVVDVRNHQMLARNASGGREMFRNFENPLGNFVEQMVGNKQQEVSVVENPKMERRHDGFGRQALLSTSSVTSLLPKKPPDPPDMIHGKSKPKGIIPLKYSCEEMYERMEMGLCVFCEEVDIPGHNLKHKAVAIVVTEGDDELTVEDTLAESYEPVTETVMKHDSLSKPLECFTSVLQIVDAAGQREHQSESVAQEKMTLYLGEKIKHMMGKQSQKAERIWEPGGLPTEAAQWYWSEKRRSLWFSAATSEKMAERVWEPGGLSAKAAHLDWHETYQNRGGMLKLTSNFHETCVESLLMLLKPGKEIQAGYEWLIPNSVKELAATDIRMRLLWETIKDVTVALFSRCGIKRNFTEYANWSQQGMQDHAGFNHFLFGKEMFQVKHKWKYKPFPIVSELELHDEAALDTRNEDVLSYYTTGQAREEVISPHAEVRRTIELSQLKAWLFKYKDKRQEKGMNEAQLQALKIKLGQSRYCREVQKLELTLMAGNLGCFNHWFAEVCVDEVFHPQRPPEMLGEKDQQRCYDGFSTKLLSSLRTRMFSTREYCYRINRLSIWFSYFIT